One window of the Mycoplasmopsis anatis genome contains the following:
- the ftsZ gene encoding cell division protein FtsZ has protein sequence MQENNAQQEIKKSNFYNPFDDNVVEESKKDDLDEQLINENTAKIKLKVIGIGGAGNNAVQMMELEKYPSVEFIVANTDAQALAKNKCPNKLALGKESRGLGAGSDPEVGQARAKESSRKIEEKIKDADVVIITAGLGGGTGTGAAPVVAEIARNNGALTIAIVTTPFSTEGKKRTRIAKEGIEKLKEKVDSYIVLSNERLLQQYGDVPIDDAYTKSNVYLKNIINTIHDILYRIGTINIDFADMRRILEKSGLTLIGLGQASGKNRATKAVEKAFQNNLYSTEICGAERFLINIQYDKSATLNEIKTAVDEVNKFLNTNSSIDEDDIIIGQERIEGETDLFKVSVIAGRVIERKDVEAVKVSTNQNTNLENNGIDIINSLNSENQTESQLEEVKDENEPLIYDTLEIKDDSDSQDSEFNSNFLDLDEDETKFDESKVDNWF, from the coding sequence ATGCAAGAAAACAACGCACAACAAGAAATTAAAAAATCAAATTTCTACAATCCATTTGACGATAATGTGGTTGAAGAAAGTAAAAAAGACGATTTAGATGAACAGTTAATTAACGAAAACACTGCAAAAATTAAATTAAAAGTTATCGGAATCGGTGGTGCGGGTAATAACGCTGTTCAGATGATGGAATTAGAAAAATATCCTTCAGTTGAATTTATTGTAGCTAATACTGATGCACAAGCACTTGCAAAAAACAAATGTCCAAATAAACTTGCACTTGGTAAAGAATCTCGTGGATTAGGTGCTGGTAGTGATCCAGAAGTTGGGCAAGCAAGAGCAAAAGAAAGCTCTCGTAAAATCGAAGAAAAAATCAAAGATGCAGATGTAGTTATTATCACAGCTGGTCTTGGAGGTGGTACTGGTACAGGTGCTGCCCCGGTTGTTGCTGAGATTGCCAGAAATAATGGTGCTCTTACAATTGCAATTGTAACTACACCATTTTCAACAGAGGGTAAAAAACGTACAAGAATTGCAAAAGAAGGTATTGAAAAACTTAAAGAAAAAGTTGATTCATACATAGTCCTTTCAAACGAAAGATTGTTACAACAATATGGTGATGTTCCTATTGATGATGCTTATACAAAATCGAATGTATACCTCAAAAATATCATTAATACCATACATGATATTCTTTATAGAATAGGTACAATTAATATTGACTTTGCTGATATGCGTAGAATTCTTGAAAAATCAGGTCTAACACTTATAGGATTAGGACAAGCATCAGGAAAAAACCGTGCAACCAAAGCGGTGGAAAAAGCATTCCAAAATAACTTATATTCAACAGAAATCTGTGGAGCTGAAAGATTCTTAATTAACATTCAATACGATAAGTCTGCAACATTAAACGAAATTAAAACTGCTGTAGATGAAGTTAATAAATTCTTAAATACAAATAGTTCAATTGATGAAGATGACATTATTATTGGTCAAGAAAGAATCGAAGGTGAAACTGACTTATTTAAAGTGTCAGTTATTGCTGGGCGTGTAATTGAAAGAAAAGATGTTGAAGCTGTAAAAGTTTCAACAAATCAAAATACAAATCTTGAAAATAATGGAATCGATATTATAAATAGTTTAAACTCAGAAAATCAAACTGAGTCACAATTAGAAGAAGTTAAAGATGAAAATGAACCATTAATTTACGACACATTAGAGATCAAAGATGATTCTGATAGTCAAGATAGTGAATTTAATTCAAACTTCTTAGATCTAGATGAAGATGAAACAAAATTTGACGAATCAAAAGTTGATAACTGATTTTAG
- a CDS encoding MMB_0454 family protein, whose translation MNFVTVDFNLNQFFSVQESAFKEVIKYSFLKTKTVKLVNEPRISFEFDKMNIHIFLEIKVKSDIEIDNSIKEITKNIEQGITNLIDTKPKNIQFNIVGFL comes from the coding sequence ATGAATTTTGTAACTGTGGATTTTAATTTAAATCAATTTTTTTCAGTACAAGAAAGTGCATTTAAGGAAGTTATTAAGTACAGCTTTTTAAAAACAAAAACTGTAAAATTGGTTAATGAACCCAGAATTAGCTTTGAATTTGACAAAATGAATATTCACATTTTTTTGGAAATTAAAGTTAAATCTGATATTGAAATTGATAATTCTATTAAAGAAATTACTAAAAATATTGAGCAAGGTATAACAAATTTAATTGATACAAAACCTAAAAATATACAGTTTAATATAGTAGGATTTTTATAA
- a CDS encoding coiled-coil domain-containing protein has protein sequence MKKINKKFLLVGNAIFPIVTLTTISASVETTTTTEKTTYNKKDVENFIEQNISKAKEFGLEKIIFKNLFDINNKNKYDVYKEKLKTSNETKKYYDKLDSNQELTQEEYDDFCYWSYRKLIDEVYARSQDLLNDQVISRIDNIGLSTYVANYGFSIIQWFYYWPNYNRNETDIINKNKEQTHNKLKEYYKKFYRFNVFNDYVEDESKDKYLVTWPYRSNTSIFYPEGQGSNIKSLFYNEKSNYENARIGWISDDEKIKIELTSEIKNGENNREMLKQYIQMFNDNFEAVAENMRLFILEAFAQNLFFIAENINLINKESEEHKTIEQNLRVYSSSGKNGDWKLYLGSSFDGTNEYKIDLSNYWTNERIESRKNNNVQFLSEFFTKQDNDSIKSYLTERQEKVVKIIESLDKLITRKLNEKIGGFTYYPLKQELLYTLFKNNQWNAGFDLEIKNDLLNKDESLINDLIYKKAKTLLFLTKLEEQVTELKSLSNDTNNSNNSDKENERIKELENNLKNTIDQLSKIKNELQQANNKYNEKIEEINKLNAKIEEKNSENEQLKSKNQTLQNNLESSLNEFNLEKMN, from the coding sequence ATGAAAAAAATAAATAAAAAATTTTTACTAGTTGGTAATGCAATTTTTCCTATAGTTACATTAACAACTATTTCAGCAAGTGTTGAAACAACCACAACTACAGAAAAAACAACATATAATAAGAAAGATGTGGAAAATTTTATAGAGCAAAATATCAGTAAAGCTAAAGAATTTGGTTTAGAAAAAATTATATTTAAAAATTTGTTTGATATTAATAATAAAAATAAATATGATGTATATAAAGAAAAACTAAAAACATCTAACGAAACTAAAAAATACTATGATAAACTTGATTCGAATCAAGAACTGACACAAGAAGAATATGATGATTTTTGTTATTGAAGTTATAGAAAATTAATCGATGAAGTTTATGCTAGATCACAAGATTTATTAAATGATCAAGTTATTAGTAGGATAGATAATATAGGTCTTAGTACATATGTAGCAAATTATGGTTTTTCTATAATTCAGTGATTTTATTACTGGCCAAATTATAATAGGAATGAAACAGATATAATAAATAAAAATAAAGAACAAACTCACAATAAATTAAAGGAATATTATAAAAAGTTCTATAGATTTAATGTTTTTAATGATTATGTTGAAGATGAGTCTAAAGATAAATATTTAGTAACTTGACCTTATAGATCAAATACATCAATATTCTATCCTGAAGGACAAGGCTCGAATATTAAGTCTTTATTTTACAATGAAAAGTCTAATTATGAAAATGCTAGAATAGGTTGAATTAGTGATGATGAAAAAATTAAAATTGAATTAACCAGTGAAATTAAAAATGGCGAAAATAATAGAGAGATGCTTAAACAATATATCCAAATGTTTAATGATAACTTTGAAGCAGTTGCTGAGAATATGAGATTGTTTATCTTAGAAGCATTTGCACAAAACTTATTCTTTATTGCTGAAAATATTAATCTAATCAATAAAGAATCCGAAGAACATAAAACAATCGAACAAAACCTTAGAGTGTATAGTTCAAGCGGAAAAAATGGTGATTGAAAACTTTATTTGGGTTCTTCATTTGATGGAACAAATGAATACAAAATCGACTTGTCAAATTATTGAACTAATGAAAGAATTGAAAGCAGAAAAAATAATAATGTTCAATTCTTAAGTGAGTTCTTTACAAAACAAGATAACGATTCAATTAAGAGTTATTTGACTGAACGTCAAGAAAAAGTTGTGAAAATTATTGAATCGCTAGATAAATTAATTACTAGAAAACTAAATGAAAAAATTGGTGGATTTACTTATTACCCATTAAAACAAGAACTTTTATACACTTTATTCAAAAATAATCAATGAAATGCTGGTTTTGATTTAGAAATTAAAAATGACCTACTTAATAAGGACGAATCATTAATTAACGATTTAATATATAAAAAGGCAAAAACACTCTTATTTTTAACTAAACTTGAGGAACAAGTTACTGAATTAAAATCACTTTCAAATGATACAAATAATTCAAATAATTCAGATAAGGAAAATGAGAGAATCAAAGAACTTGAAAATAACTTAAAAAATACAATTGATCAACTTTCTAAAATTAAAAATGAGCTTCAACAAGCAAATAATAAATATAATGAAAAAATCGAAGAAATCAATAAGCTAAATGCAAAAATTGAAGAAAAAAATAGCGAAAATGAACAACTCAAATCTAAAAATCAAACTCTTCAAAATAATTTAGAAAGTAGCTTAAATGAGTTTAATTTAGAAAAAATGAATTAA
- a CDS encoding potassium channel family protein translates to MVIKHKKDICVIGLGRFGQAVVSQLIKMNKSVFIIDAKEDNAKIFDNEVQRIAIADAADMKALKSMNIEQMETVVVACPDNIEIVAALLELNIKNIIARATSARHARVLKQIGVTQIIRPEHESGIRTALIAANENLIRFSENLQELSDNFVVGTTTIKNPDLSKMKIKDLDFNKRKITIILIKRNGRVLRPSGDVELEIDDIVSLVGEVSDVTAGLGWLNQQGK, encoded by the coding sequence ATGGTAATTAAACATAAGAAAGATATTTGTGTTATTGGACTTGGAAGATTTGGGCAAGCTGTTGTTTCTCAACTAATTAAGATGAACAAGAGTGTGTTTATAATTGATGCTAAAGAAGACAATGCAAAAATATTTGATAATGAAGTTCAAAGAATTGCTATTGCAGACGCAGCAGATATGAAAGCACTAAAATCAATGAATATCGAACAGATGGAAACAGTTGTTGTTGCCTGTCCGGATAATATTGAAATAGTGGCAGCTCTATTAGAACTTAATATTAAAAATATTATTGCTCGAGCTACTAGCGCTAGACATGCTAGGGTATTAAAACAAATTGGTGTAACTCAAATAATCAGACCTGAACATGAATCAGGAATTAGAACAGCATTAATTGCAGCTAATGAAAACTTAATTCGTTTTTCTGAAAATTTACAAGAACTCAGTGATAACTTTGTAGTAGGTACAACTACAATTAAGAACCCTGATTTATCTAAAATGAAAATTAAAGATTTGGATTTTAATAAAAGAAAAATTACTATTATTCTTATTAAAAGAAACGGTAGAGTTTTAAGACCTAGTGGGGATGTTGAATTAGAAATTGATGATATTGTTTCACTTGTGGGTGAAGTTAGTGATGTTACAGCAGGTTTAGGTTGATTAAATCAACAAGGTAAATAA
- the rsmH gene encoding 16S rRNA (cytosine(1402)-N(4))-methyltransferase RsmH, with translation MNQNLHYSVLLKETIESLNIKEDGIYVDLTLGMGGHSAEILKRLNKNGFLIAFDKDDFAIKKGSEVLSQISDRFAIIKSDFRYIKHELAKLGITQVDGIIADLGISSPQVDDASRGFSYNKDAKLDMRMDQEQGLDAHYIVNNYTDVQLANIFTKYADVKLAMRVAKAIVKCRPIDTTLELVDVIKSAYPAALLRAKNPAKAVFQALRIETNSEFESLELMLKDAVALLKNNSSLSIITFHSLEDRIVKNFFKDLITSNLPIKMPIIEEKKYTAKQIIPSQRELEENKRSRSAKLRILSKI, from the coding sequence ATGAATCAGAATTTACATTATTCAGTTCTTTTAAAAGAAACTATAGAGAGTTTAAATATAAAAGAAGATGGAATTTATGTTGATTTAACACTTGGCATGGGTGGTCACTCAGCTGAGATTCTCAAAAGGTTAAATAAAAATGGTTTCTTGATTGCTTTTGATAAAGATGACTTCGCAATTAAAAAAGGAAGCGAAGTTCTTAGTCAAATTAGTGATCGCTTTGCTATTATCAAAAGTGACTTTAGATATATTAAACACGAATTAGCAAAACTTGGTATTACACAAGTTGATGGAATCATAGCAGATTTAGGAATAAGTTCTCCTCAAGTTGATGATGCCTCACGTGGTTTTAGCTACAATAAAGATGCAAAACTTGATATGCGTATGGATCAAGAACAAGGTCTTGATGCTCATTATATTGTTAATAATTATACTGATGTGCAATTAGCCAACATCTTCACAAAATACGCTGATGTAAAACTTGCTATGCGAGTTGCGAAGGCAATTGTAAAGTGTAGACCAATTGATACAACTTTAGAATTAGTTGATGTTATAAAGAGTGCATATCCCGCTGCTCTACTTAGAGCAAAAAATCCTGCAAAAGCAGTATTCCAAGCTTTACGAATTGAAACTAACAGTGAATTCGAGTCGCTTGAACTCATGCTTAAAGATGCTGTTGCTTTATTAAAAAACAACTCATCATTAAGTATTATTACTTTCCACTCTTTAGAAGATCGTATCGTTAAGAATTTTTTTAAAGATTTGATTACAAGCAATCTTCCAATTAAGATGCCGATTATAGAAGAAAAAAAATATACTGCCAAACAGATAATTCCTTCACAACGTGAACTAGAAGAAAATAAACGCTCACGAAGTGCTAAATTAAGAATTTTAAGCAAGATTTAA
- a CDS encoding division/cell wall cluster transcriptional repressor MraZ, whose protein sequence is MFGTVERKIDDKNRIVLPTNFRDLLGSDFYLTIGFDGNGELRSKENFIEYTRTIEQQSMFNKNARALRRSILGRAINITLDSSGRFLLPKNILENLAIQKDVVFVGVGSIVEIWSKERYDEFESTYDDDTISQIAQELSNLES, encoded by the coding sequence GTGTTCGGTACAGTCGAGAGAAAAATTGATGATAAAAATCGTATTGTACTTCCAACAAACTTTAGAGATTTGTTAGGAAGTGATTTTTATCTTACTATTGGTTTTGACGGTAATGGTGAACTTAGAAGTAAAGAGAACTTCATCGAATATACTAGAACTATTGAACAGCAAAGTATGTTTAACAAAAATGCAAGAGCTCTTCGCAGAAGTATTCTTGGGAGAGCTATAAACATAACGCTTGACTCTTCTGGTAGATTTCTATTACCAAAGAACATATTAGAAAACTTAGCTATCCAAAAAGATGTAGTTTTTGTTGGAGTAGGATCAATAGTTGAAATTTGATCCAAAGAACGCTACGATGAATTTGAATCAACTTATGATGATGATACAATTTCACAAATCGCACAAGAATTATCTAACCTAGAAAGTTAA
- a CDS encoding MAG3720 family protein encodes MRKYFLDFRVSKNYISWTVLEDCDTKQKTVRATEKLIPVSSSDISNMFSSIKKYINNLPLNKNVITNVIFNDDVLSNLEIKLVETHYLQECFSADKSVKDNLSLQLSKHFHDSEYIPVTISSYRYLAHQKISVKEYLQFPLNKQFDKLISKNSAFVTTDIESLNNIQKLFEYNFDKVNYFIKTQSLANNYKEFDGFNLLLDTEDSYSSLSLVYNGAIIKYKRLSVGMDKIYEMINQNSKTSKSNTDIQNIIRYLTRNKNFNILDEGVVSIKEMLEEFASCYIKLIEEFLSCDELKNQKINVLALSGVLANIIETKLNPSTFNLNKVHNLYKDNSESIFLNNDIAILQSNIMTKLDEEDQNKTVNTITNRINNEINPRKSFLNKIWYAITK; translated from the coding sequence ATGAGAAAATATTTTTTAGATTTTAGAGTTAGTAAAAATTATATTAGTTGAACGGTTCTGGAAGACTGTGATACTAAACAAAAAACAGTTAGAGCTACTGAAAAGTTAATTCCAGTTAGCTCTTCAGATATCTCTAATATGTTTAGCTCAATTAAAAAATATATTAATAATCTCCCTTTGAATAAAAATGTTATCACTAATGTAATTTTCAATGATGATGTGCTAAGTAATTTAGAAATTAAACTTGTTGAAACACATTACTTGCAAGAATGTTTTTCAGCAGATAAAAGTGTTAAGGACAATTTAAGCTTACAATTATCAAAGCATTTTCATGATAGTGAATACATACCTGTAACAATAAGTAGCTACCGATACTTAGCTCACCAAAAAATTTCAGTCAAGGAATACTTGCAATTCCCTCTTAATAAGCAATTTGATAAATTAATTTCAAAAAACTCTGCATTTGTTACAACAGATATAGAGTCGCTCAACAATATTCAAAAATTATTTGAATATAACTTTGATAAAGTTAATTACTTTATTAAAACTCAGTCATTAGCAAATAATTATAAAGAATTTGACGGATTTAACTTATTATTGGACACTGAAGATTCATACTCGTCACTTTCACTTGTTTACAATGGTGCTATCATTAAATATAAACGTTTATCCGTGGGTATGGATAAAATTTATGAGATGATTAATCAAAATTCAAAAACAAGTAAATCAAATACTGATATTCAAAATATTATTCGTTATCTAACAAGAAATAAAAACTTTAACATTCTCGATGAGGGAGTGGTGTCCATCAAAGAAATGCTTGAAGAATTTGCTTCATGTTATATAAAGTTAATTGAAGAATTTCTCTCATGTGATGAATTGAAGAATCAAAAAATCAATGTGTTAGCCTTAAGTGGTGTTTTGGCTAACATAATTGAGACCAAATTGAATCCATCAACTTTCAATCTTAATAAAGTGCACAATTTATATAAGGATAATTCCGAAAGTATATTCTTAAATAATGATATTGCTATTTTACAATCGAATATAATGACTAAACTTGATGAAGAAGATCAAAACAAAACAGTTAATACGATTACTAACAGAATTAATAACGAGATCAATCCGCGTAAATCATTTTTAAATAAAATATGATATGCAATTACTAAATAA
- a CDS encoding zinc-binding dehydrogenase: MKSISLPKEMKALVFQAKGKIEIVKKPVPQVGPNDLLIKVTTTTICGTDIHIKKGEYPVVPGLTIGHESVGTVAAYGDNVTGFELGERVLAGAITPSGFTAACQYGQGSQDGIGEVHGYKATAGWKFGNIEDGCQAEYVLVKNAMANVAKIPSTLTDKQVLMCPDILSTGIKGSENADIVLGDTVVLVAQGPIGLSATIGAKLLGASTIIAVDGEDARLEMAKKYGATHTINFKNKDVVEEVRRITNGRMADAAVECLGLNSTFQTCLKVLRPGGKLSSIGVYSEDLVIPLDSFAAGLGDHQIKTSLCPGGSERMRRLMQLIENGMIDTTKLVTHEYDFDNIVEAYELFESRKDGVLKIAVKVS; encoded by the coding sequence ATGAAATCAATTAGTTTACCAAAAGAAATGAAAGCTTTAGTTTTTCAAGCTAAAGGAAAAATCGAAATAGTTAAAAAACCTGTTCCTCAAGTTGGACCAAACGACCTTTTAATTAAGGTTACAACAACAACAATTTGTGGTACAGACATTCACATTAAAAAAGGTGAATACCCAGTTGTTCCAGGATTAACAATTGGACATGAATCAGTTGGAACAGTAGCAGCATATGGAGATAATGTTACTGGATTTGAATTAGGTGAAAGAGTTCTTGCTGGAGCTATTACACCTAGTGGATTCACTGCAGCTTGTCAATATGGACAAGGATCACAAGATGGTATTGGTGAAGTGCATGGGTATAAAGCTACAGCTGGATGAAAATTCGGAAACATCGAAGATGGATGTCAAGCTGAATACGTTTTAGTTAAAAATGCTATGGCTAACGTCGCAAAAATCCCATCAACTTTAACAGATAAACAAGTTTTAATGTGCCCTGACATTCTTTCAACAGGAATTAAAGGTTCAGAAAATGCTGACATCGTTTTAGGAGATACTGTTGTTCTTGTTGCTCAAGGGCCTATTGGTCTTAGTGCAACAATTGGAGCTAAATTATTAGGAGCTTCTACAATTATTGCTGTTGATGGTGAAGATGCTCGTTTAGAAATGGCTAAAAAATATGGTGCTACACACACAATTAACTTCAAAAATAAAGATGTAGTTGAAGAAGTTAGAAGAATTACAAATGGTCGTATGGCTGATGCGGCTGTTGAATGTTTAGGACTTAACTCAACATTCCAAACATGTTTAAAAGTTTTACGTCCTGGAGGTAAACTATCATCAATCGGAGTTTACTCTGAAGATTTAGTAATTCCACTTGACTCATTTGCAGCAGGTCTTGGAGATCACCAAATTAAAACATCATTATGTCCAGGTGGATCAGAAAGAATGCGTCGTTTAATGCAATTAATCGAAAACGGAATGATTGATACAACAAAACTTGTTACACATGAATATGATTTCGATAACATTGTTGAAGCTTACGAATTATTTGAAAGCCGTAAAGATGGTGTATTAAAAATTGCTGTAAAAGTAAGTTAA
- a CDS encoding MAG1360 family OppF-related protein, which produces MQKNLKKIFEVENFFIHVLENGVANNVCIPYLPIYYRERSAILINPKESTFWNSKFWDRFKSNPYTTFLNTSHDVKSLTEEIEYRNKQIFSKVEFFDLDELEIRDTEIPIYDIWNMGFKNININPNEFRTFEEITKKYEIQFKSQIFRILHFYLEKIVPENQNFSRELSNYAKKIKNDWFLMNEADFSNTILNINELLEEHKRDSLEFYFKLYQEIFNVYNQLIEREKSPDSIAESEQIKNVEIRLKYINDINNSSIKKVENNFIIRDINLEIDFYKKLLKNTKNNNIKYMNYLQYKLQKSILIIKEKMSYVTELSIENLDLYKELLMTKKLYWIWAKNKYSLCYLEKNKITEIFSDLILQSKMFINNTLNSLNKPGRKWTKLKIKKAIKQQFYYSFVNYSNTSVENKHEIVKIIESKKEKIKNLNKIKFEKVPDFNKIVEQNKFDAWIKLNQAEDRWNKYSSNKLFQTTLKNFQRKIKRFIYSNNEVIRHQINNLAIINESIKKRQNSNSRRNEFNDNYELIRNVENIKKYEKNETIGEFANSIFAFIMNKNQTINQFSRTFLIIKKIIDSMSYISVNFGEYLTAYDKLKVISKIKLKLLKLVLNNPSVLFIKDTFDKNNNETRFEFIRVLNKISNEYSLSYVLVTADVKLVKKICDTVHIFCRNTLVESGEVQELINNSKHPYSKHALSETDLNFIKDHNDDYSWIYSEVYEIDKDKKHYLYANFENYQKWTSWNNIETLKVKSNLDKVSGITFESEEIDQFYKIQNENLETSMTSYDPVNKKVISKSNLFNMDYTNLKLWKQASNTEIDSVNKTNHFIDEDIE; this is translated from the coding sequence ATGCAAAAAAACTTAAAGAAAATTTTTGAGGTCGAAAACTTTTTTATTCACGTTTTAGAAAATGGAGTTGCTAATAATGTTTGCATTCCGTATTTGCCAATTTATTATAGAGAAAGAAGTGCAATTTTGATCAATCCAAAAGAGTCAACTTTCTGAAATAGTAAATTTTGAGATAGATTTAAGAGTAATCCTTATACTACATTTTTAAATACTTCTCATGATGTTAAATCCTTGACAGAAGAAATCGAATACAGAAATAAGCAAATTTTTTCTAAAGTTGAATTCTTTGACTTAGATGAACTTGAAATTAGAGATACAGAGATTCCTATTTATGATATTTGAAATATGGGCTTTAAAAACATTAATATTAACCCAAATGAATTTAGAACTTTTGAAGAGATCACAAAAAAATATGAAATTCAATTTAAGAGTCAAATTTTTAGGATTTTGCACTTCTATCTTGAAAAAATTGTTCCTGAAAATCAAAACTTCTCTCGTGAATTAAGTAACTATGCCAAAAAAATTAAAAATGACTGATTCTTAATGAATGAAGCAGATTTTAGTAATACTATTTTAAATATTAATGAATTACTAGAAGAACACAAAAGAGATTCTCTTGAATTTTACTTTAAGTTATATCAAGAAATTTTTAATGTTTATAATCAACTAATTGAAAGAGAAAAAAGTCCTGATTCAATTGCTGAAAGCGAACAAATCAAAAATGTAGAAATAAGGCTTAAATACATTAATGACATTAATAACTCTTCGATTAAAAAGGTTGAGAATAACTTCATTATTCGTGATATAAATCTAGAAATTGACTTTTATAAAAAACTACTTAAAAACACAAAAAACAACAACATCAAATATATGAACTATTTGCAATATAAATTGCAAAAATCAATTTTGATCATAAAAGAGAAAATGTCTTATGTAACCGAATTAAGCATCGAAAATTTAGACTTATACAAAGAGTTATTAATGACTAAAAAACTTTATTGAATATGAGCTAAAAATAAATATAGTTTATGTTATTTAGAAAAAAATAAAATTACCGAAATTTTTAGTGATTTGATATTACAATCAAAAATGTTTATCAATAATACATTAAATAGTTTGAATAAGCCGGGACGAAAATGAACTAAGCTAAAAATTAAAAAGGCAATAAAACAACAATTCTATTACAGTTTTGTTAACTATAGTAACACTTCTGTGGAAAATAAACATGAAATAGTTAAAATCATTGAAAGCAAAAAAGAAAAAATCAAGAACTTAAACAAAATCAAATTTGAAAAAGTTCCAGATTTTAACAAAATAGTTGAACAAAACAAATTTGATGCATGAATAAAATTAAATCAAGCTGAAGATCGCTGAAATAAATACTCATCAAATAAGTTATTCCAAACAACACTTAAAAACTTTCAAAGAAAAATTAAAAGATTTATATATAGTAATAACGAGGTGATTAGACACCAAATTAACAATTTAGCTATAATTAATGAATCAATCAAAAAGAGGCAAAATTCTAATTCTCGTAGAAATGAATTTAATGATAATTACGAACTAATCCGTAATGTTGAAAACATTAAGAAATATGAAAAAAATGAAACAATTGGCGAATTTGCTAACTCTATTTTTGCGTTTATTATGAACAAAAATCAAACGATCAATCAATTTAGCAGAACTTTTTTAATTATAAAAAAAATTATTGATTCAATGAGTTATATTTCTGTTAACTTTGGAGAGTATTTAACTGCATATGATAAGTTAAAAGTTATTAGTAAAATTAAGCTTAAATTATTGAAATTAGTATTGAATAATCCATCAGTTTTATTCATTAAAGATACTTTTGATAAAAATAATAATGAAACTAGATTTGAATTTATTAGAGTATTAAATAAAATTTCTAATGAGTATTCGCTTAGTTACGTACTAGTTACAGCTGATGTAAAATTAGTTAAGAAAATTTGTGATACTGTACATATTTTCTGCAGAAATACATTGGTTGAGTCTGGTGAAGTTCAAGAGTTAATTAATAATTCAAAGCACCCTTATTCTAAACATGCTCTATCTGAAACAGATTTAAACTTTATTAAAGATCATAATGATGATTACTCTTGAATTTATTCAGAAGTTTATGAAATTGACAAAGATAAAAAACACTATTTATATGCAAATTTTGAAAATTATCAAAAATGAACTTCTTGAAACAATATCGAAACACTTAAAGTTAAATCTAATTTAGATAAGGTTAGTGGTATAACTTTTGAATCTGAAGAGATCGATCAATTTTACAAGATTCAAAATGAAAACTTAGAAACCTCAATGACTTCGTATGATCCTGTTAATAAAAAAGTTATATCTAAATCAAACTTATTCAATATGGACTACACTAACTTAAAATTATGAAAACAAGCTTCAAATACTGAAATTGATTCTGTTAATAAAACTAATCATTTTATTGATGAAGACATAGAATAA
- the efp gene encoding elongation factor P, which produces MINVNEFKPGITFQDDGDIFVVLEAQHSKQGRGQANVKAKVKNLRTGSTTIKSYTGGDRVKPAHIDKRKMNYLYNDGEHIILMDNETYEQVEIPLKNVEWELNFLKEGSEVQIRVFENEVLDVELPINVELKVTEAPDAVKGNTTTNPQKKVILETGFELETPMFVKENDVIIVSTETGKYVGRAN; this is translated from the coding sequence ATGATTAATGTTAATGAATTTAAACCAGGTATAACATTTCAAGATGATGGCGATATTTTTGTTGTTTTAGAAGCACAACACTCAAAACAAGGACGTGGACAGGCTAACGTTAAAGCTAAAGTTAAAAACTTACGTACTGGTTCTACAACAATAAAATCATATACTGGTGGTGATCGTGTTAAACCTGCTCATATTGACAAAAGAAAAATGAATTACTTATACAATGATGGTGAGCATATTATTTTAATGGATAATGAAACATATGAACAAGTTGAAATTCCTCTTAAAAATGTTGAATGAGAATTAAATTTCTTAAAAGAAGGAAGCGAAGTTCAAATTCGTGTTTTTGAAAATGAAGTTCTTGATGTTGAACTACCTATAAATGTTGAGCTAAAGGTTACTGAAGCTCCAGATGCTGTTAAGGGTAACACAACAACAAACCCACAAAAGAAAGTAATTTTAGAAACAGGGTTTGAATTAGAAACACCTATGTTTGTTAAGGAAAATGACGTTATTATCGTTTCAACTGAAACTGGAAAATATGTCGGAAGAGCTAATTAG